Part of the Planctomycetaceae bacterium genome, GTCATGTTCTTCGCCGGTGCGCTGGGGATGCTGCCTGTTCTGGCGAACGCACTCGAACTGGAAAGCGTTGCTGACGCATCAAATCTCTGGCGAATCGCCCAGGAACAGATCTGGGTGAAACGGCCGGATTCGGTAATGGGAATGTGGCACGTCGCGGCGTTCGCACTGATCTGCAACCTCGCGTTTCATGTGGGCCTGTCCGACATGGCCGTTCTGCGATATGCACCACGAGCGTCGTACGGACTGTATTCCGCCTGCGGCATGTATCTGGGACATTATCTGGCATGGGTGTGTGCCGGAGTCATGGGCGCCGCGGCCGCGCTTGTTCTGTCGAAACCGCTGCCGAATCTGGATGCCGGAGGCGTCGCGTACCAGGCTCTCGGACTGGCTGGCATCCTGGCCGTGACACTTGCCGGCTGGGCGACGTCGAATCCCACGCTGTACCGAGCGGGGCTGGCTCTGCAGGCCGTGACTCCCGGCTGGCCGCGATGGCTGGTAACGCTGCTGGTCGGCGTTGCGACAACCATCGTCGCCTGCTTTCCGTTTGTGTTCGGCAAGTTGCTGAGCTTTGTGGCACTGTTCGGAATCCTGCTGTCACCGGTCGGTGCGATCGTGTTCGTCGAGCACTGGCTGTTTCCCCGCATCGGTCTGCGACAGTATTGGTTCAGCACAACGGGCAGATCTGTCAGTTGGCCGGCACTGGCGGCGTGGGTGATCACTGTGGCGATTGCATTGGGGCTGTGGTTTTCGAAGGCAATCCACGAATTCTTCATCGCGATTCCGCTGTGGTTTGTTGCCGCGGTGCTTTACACGGTAATGGCGTCCATGGCGGGAGCCCGATCGGCAGCGACCGCAACAGTCGCTGAACAGGAATCGGACCGGTCGCGGACTTCCGCATCGCAGGTTCGCGTCCGGCCGGCTCGCCCCGCATGGCTGAAGGCTGTGGGCGCCGTGGCTCTGGCAACACTGCTGTTTCAGCTTGTGTTGCCGTTCTGGGTCGTGCGAGGCGGGTACGAACAATACCTGACGAGAATGCCCGACTATTTGCGATGGCTTGGCTGGGCCAGCGTCATTCATCTGGTCACTGTCGCCGCCTGGGTGCTCATCAGCGAACGACAGCAGAACGGTGCCGGTTCCTGAAATGCAGATCACTGCCCGTTCGCACGCATCAGTCAGCGACGGGAGCTCAATCGACCACTGCCGCCGATGTCGTGAACTCCACAGCGGTTGGTTTCCATGCCATCGCAGTATCGCGATGCCGCTGCAGGATTCGCGACAGCAGATTGTCATCGGTGAGCTTCCGATACCCGGTGTAGCTGGTACACAATCGTGGATTCACTTCCATGATTTGCAGTGCCCCGGAACCAGTGGCAAGAAACAGGTCGATGCCAAGGTAACCGTCAACCGGCGGAATCACGGATGCAACGGCTGTTGCAATGGAACGGGCCTGTTCATGCATGATCGACGGAACACAAGCCGGAACGCGGCCGCCGCAATACAGCGGCCCTGTCTTCGTCCAGCGGATGTACTGTTCAGCCAGCGGCAGGATCAGCGGTGCAGCCTGCGAACCGCAACCGATGAACGCAATCGAGAACCAGTCTCCTTCGCAGTACGGCTGAGCTACGAATTCTGACGACGCGCCGATAGCTGCGTTCAACCAGCCATCGAGTTCTTCACGCTGACAGCGTCGAATTCCTTCGCAGCCGCAGCCAAAGCGCGGCTTCAACACCACCGATGACGGCAGCGTCGCAAGTAATGCGTTTGTTGGCTCAACGGTCGTAACAACCGGCAGCCCGGCATCTGAAAGAGCATCGGCACAGACAAGCTTGTCGCTGCAAACGGCAACTGTTCCCGTCGGAGGCAGCAGCACACGATGACCGGCCGCCCGGAGCTCACGACAAAGCTGCAACAGGCATCCTTCCGATTCCGGAGCGATCAGCAGAACGGCGTCGCGATCGTCCGCCGCGGAAACCAACGAGTTCAGGAACGGCTGCCGCAGGTGCGGATTAAGAGGACTCGCGGAACACGCCAACAGATCCTGTTTCAGACTCTCGGCGGCTTCCGGGCACAGCAGGACGGCAACATCCAGATCGGAGATCCGCGCGGCATCCGACAACACCGCCGCAAGCATCTGACGACCCTCACTTCTGAGCGACACAGGCGCTGCGGAAAATGCGGCGCGGTCGGCATGCAGGAACTCGCACACCAGCAGGCGTTGAATCAACTCAGTGACCTCAAGTCAGTAACCTCAACTCAGCGGTGTCAGCGGCGCGTCACACGAATGAAATGCGGCACAAAAAAAGCCCGGCTCCAACAGGAACACCGGGCCACGTCAGTGACTTCGAAAGTGGCAGGAACCGACACTCATCGCTGTCCCTGTTCCCGCAAGCCGGAAGGTGCGACCCTGTTCTGCTCGCGGAATAACAACGGCGCCGTTCACCAGTGTCACCGAAGCATCATTCGTCCGTGTTGCACAAAAGCAGATGGTTCTGGACGTCGACCACGCCTTCGACGGACTGAGCCGCCGCGGCAACATCTTCGTCCGGAGTGTAGCGGGTCAGCACTCCTTCAAGGCAGACGCCGTTCGGAATCCGGCGAACAACCAGTGAGGCGAAGTTGAGCCCGCAGGTACTCAGGAGTGCTCGCCGAACGTCAGACTCTATCGAATGGGGCAGGCAGCCGCGTTCAACGGTACTGACCGGGTCCAATTCCAGTTGTGGCATCTTCGCGGACCTCCGTGAGCGAGTGCGGATGAAAAGATCATCAACTTCAACGGAGGCCAGTCCCGCACCCGGCAGATAGACCCCGTTCAGAGGACAAACGGATCGACTGTCCTCAAACAGCAAAGCTGATGGTTTGAACCGATCACTCTGATAGTCATTCGTCGCCCGACCTCGTGCCCGGCAATGGCATAAGAACCATCCTTCATTAGATGGTGCCGATATGATATCGCGAGCTGAATAATTCGTGAAGATGAGATCGCGTCTGAATGTCCAAAATCGCGTGACAGACACCATTGGTTTGTCGCCGCTTCCTGAATGCCCCATCTTGCCGAAGCCGCCGGATCGAGATCGATATGCTCCGGGCCGATTGCCGAACATGGATGACCCCGGTGGGGAAACTCAGCAATCCCGCAGAGATCACGGCAAAGAAGTGGCTTCGGCGCAGGTTTGTTCAGGCCAGAACGCCGTCGATCGGTTCGTGACTTGTGATCAGTCGCACCAGATCGGTTGGAAGGCTGCGGTCCAGACGGAGTTTTCCGACGTCGAAGACCGAATGAAAAATCGTTGCGAGCAGATGATTGATGCCCCACGGTTCGGACAATGGCGACGCGGCGTCCTTTGTCGACTGTCCTGTAACAGCCCCGCAGTTGGTTCCGCCGCCGTAGAACAATAGCGGGGCGAGTCCACCCCAGTGGTCGCGACCGCCAGCCGCGTTGATTCGCGGCGTGCGGCCCATTTCGCCGCAGCAGACCAGCAGCACGCGATCGCTCAGACCTCGCGATTCGATGTCGTCAATGAAAGCCGACAGCGCGTGGTCCAGCGGATGACCCATATACCGCATGCCTTCTTCCATTGTCGCGTTGTTGACGTCGGCATGCATGTCCCAGACGAAGTTTGTGGTGACCGTGACGAAACCGCATCCGCGCTCCACAAGCCGGCGAGCCATCAGCATGAGCTTGCCGAGTGTCATGACATTGTCGACGTAATTGTTGTAGTTGTTCCAGCGGCGACTGATTTGATCGGGCTTCAGCAGCGGCGCCGTGTCATATCGGCGGATAAGATCCTGCGGTTCTCTGGATAGATCAAACGCGTCAGCCGCGCCGCCGAGAATTGTATTGAACGCCTGCTGTCGGAAGTGGTCCATTCCGTCCAGCGTTCCGGTGGCGTCGACGCTGCTTTTTAATCGATCAAGTTGTGTCAGCAGTGCGCGGCGATCGTCCAGTCGATCGGAGGCCAGCGAGAGTTTCATGTTTTCCTGCAGCGGTCCTCCGGTCCCGGGAACAAACGGACTGTAGGCCTTCCCGAGGGGACCGGTGGCATCGAACCGTCCGAAACTCAACTGGGCCGGCTGGCGTTCCGGATCGACCGCTCGCGGAAACAGCGTAACGTTTGACGGAAGTCCGCTGGCAGTATCGGTCGACCCGGCGACTCGGGAATAGATGGACCCGATGGACGCTCCCATCGAATGCCGGGACACGACCGGCTTGATATCATGATTGCCGTCGCCGGTCGTGAAGGATCGAACAATCGCCAGTTTGTCAGCCCGTTGCGCCAGCCCCGGGAACGTCCCGCCGAACTTGATTCCCGGAATTGATGTGGCGACTTCCCCGGTGGCACTGCGGATTTCGGCGGGAGCATCCATCTTCGGATCGAAGGTTTCGATCTGGCTGGGGCCGCCGTGAAGAAACAGCAGGATGACCGAGCGGCCCGAAAGCGATGCGTGAGCGTCGCGATCGGCGGCCAGCAAGTGATTCAGCCCCAGACCGGTCGACGCCAGCGAGCCGATTTGCAGCATCGCCGCTCTGCGAGTTCGTCGCGTGTCGAACAGTGACAGCATCCGGGTGATCCTTAACAGGAATGAGACCGCTGGCCCAGGGTGCGGTTCCGCAGCTGGCTAACGGCCCGGCGTTCCGCGAGCAGTGATCGCGCAAGTGGCGGCTTCGATGCGTAACTCACGATCAACGGTTTGCCGCGTCAATTTCCACCTCAGCATCGTCTCAGCATACTGAAACCCAGGGCGGCAGGAAACAGTGTCATCTGACTTCATCGCCCGGCGGGGAGTTCTCCGAGCCTGCCGGTCGTGGTATGCTGCCGGTCGGCATGGTGCGGATTCGGCCGATTCCGCAGGCCAGCAGGCGTCTGACAGGAACAGACAGTTATGAGTGAACGGGAATCAGAACCGAACAATCCTGATCCGAAGGCGGACTGGTCAGAAACAGCCGGCGCAGCGGGCGGAAGCACAGCGCGTCGCGGACTGCCGACTCCACAGCTTCTGCAGCAGATTATCGCCGCAGCCGACGAAGCACTGCATTCCGCCGATCAGGACGTGGAACTGCAGCGCGAACTGGACGCCGTCGGTCGCCGGTTTCCTCAGGCGGAACTGACCGTGGAGCCGGTGTTGCTGGCCATGGTCGACACGGTGATCAGTCGAATGAAATATCTCGGCCCGAAGCTGGGACCGAAAGTCACGGAATTCGTGGCCACGACGCTGTACGACGACCCCGTGGCTCGCGTGCGCGTGGAACGACTTTGGGCGGGCGTGCGAGGGCGTGCCAACCATGAGTAGCAACAATTCAAAGCAGGCTCAGCGCAGCCGCGAATTGATCTACAGTTGCCAGGGACTTGTTCGTTCCATCGCGTGGAAGATCCACCAGAAGCTTCCCAGCAGCGTCGAACTGGATGACCTGATCGGGTACGGCCAGGTCGGTCTTGCTGAGGCCGCCAACAATTACGACCCGGATCGGGGGTTTCAGTTTACGACGTTTGCCTACTACCGAATCCGGGGCTCGATCCTTGACGGATTATCCACGATGTCGTGGTTCAACAAGGCGGACTACTGCAGCGGACGGTACGAACGAATGGCCAACGAACTACTGGACGATGCCTCCGAAACCCGGCGAGCCGATACCGGGCAGGACACCGAATGGTTCGGTACGACAGCCCGGTCCCTGTCGATGGTCTACCTGATGTCGCAGATGGCGTCGGAAGACGGTCGTACCCCGGAAGTCGTCGATGACGGCACGCGGGACCCGCAGGAACAGGCGGAAACCGAAGATATCTGCGGGCGACTGATTAGCCTGGTGGCCGAACTTCCCGAACAGGAACGCGCCCTGATGCAAAGTGTTTACTTTGACGGCCTGACTCTGAAAGACGCCGGAGAACGGATCGGAATCAGCAAGGCATGGGCAAGCCGTCTGCATACACGCATCCTGAACACGCTGGCGCTGCGGCTGTCGCCTGACAATGATTGAAACTTCCGCCTCTGAGCGATAGCTTTCGGCTGGTTTACCTGCATTTTTACCAGTCGGGCTGAAGTTCTGCGGTAATGCCTGTTTCGTCTGATAACCGATCCGGCATTTCATCATCGGAGACAGACCAGACATCCGCGGCTGATAAAGCATTTGGTTCTGGCGGGCAGGTCGGAGGCGACTTTCGATAAATCGCACTGCACAGCCGTTGCCACACGAATTTCGACAACATCGGAGGTCTTGCAGACACTCGTAAACGACAACCCGCGGGGAAGGGAAGTGACTGCCGATCGTGTGACGGTCCCGCAGCGGTCGATGGGAACTGCGGCTCGGATATTCACGTACTCTGCATGCGGAGGAGGCAGGCACCTGACCGGCTGCCTGGCGGGGAAACGACCAGATTGTCGATCGATCCGGGTCACGTGGAATAATCCCGTTCGTCAGGAATCTGAACCCGTCAGACGCTGGTCCTACAACTGTGTGCATCAGGCAGGACCCGCATCGGGCCAGACGTCAGCGTCTGATGTCTGCGAATTCCACCTGAAGCCGCTTTTGCAAACGCCGATAAGGGATTTGAAAACCAGCTCCTGAAAACTTCAGCAAGGTGACAGCATTGAGTAGCGAGATTGAGTTGGACATCCCGGCGCTGCTGGCCCCGTTTGAGGGGGATTCTCGCGGCGGGCAGGATCTGCGAGAAAGCGACGATCCCAACAATTCCTACCGACGCATTCGCGACGCGCGCAACGAAGCTCGCGAAGAAGAGCGTCAGGCAGATATCTCCGGCGAAAGTCACGCTGAGGCGGATCGTCACTGGCGAGATGTCTGGAACGAAGGGCAGGAATACCTCCAGAATGTTGCGAAGGATCTGGAAATCGTTGCCTACATGATTGAGGCATCGATCCGGCTGGGGCGATTCAGCGGACTTGCACAGTCTCTGCGGCTGACAAAGGAACTCGTGGATGCGTTT contains:
- a CDS encoding DUF1501 domain-containing protein, with translation MLSLFDTRRTRRAAMLQIGSLASTGLGLNHLLAADRDAHASLSGRSVILLFLHGGPSQIETFDPKMDAPAEIRSATGEVATSIPGIKFGGTFPGLAQRADKLAIVRSFTTGDGNHDIKPVVSRHSMGASIGSIYSRVAGSTDTASGLPSNVTLFPRAVDPERQPAQLSFGRFDATGPLGKAYSPFVPGTGGPLQENMKLSLASDRLDDRRALLTQLDRLKSSVDATGTLDGMDHFRQQAFNTILGGAADAFDLSREPQDLIRRYDTAPLLKPDQISRRWNNYNNYVDNVMTLGKLMLMARRLVERGCGFVTVTTNFVWDMHADVNNATMEEGMRYMGHPLDHALSAFIDDIESRGLSDRVLLVCCGEMGRTPRINAAGGRDHWGGLAPLLFYGGGTNCGAVTGQSTKDAASPLSEPWGINHLLATIFHSVFDVGKLRLDRSLPTDLVRLITSHEPIDGVLA
- a CDS encoding ATP-grasp domain-containing protein, which encodes MIQRLLVCEFLHADRAAFSAAPVSLRSEGRQMLAAVLSDAARISDLDVAVLLCPEAAESLKQDLLACSASPLNPHLRQPFLNSLVSAADDRDAVLLIAPESEGCLLQLCRELRAAGHRVLLPPTGTVAVCSDKLVCADALSDAGLPVVTTVEPTNALLATLPSSVVLKPRFGCGCEGIRRCQREELDGWLNAAIGASSEFVAQPYCEGDWFSIAFIGCGSQAAPLILPLAEQYIRWTKTGPLYCGGRVPACVPSIMHEQARSIATAVASVIPPVDGYLGIDLFLATGSGALQIMEVNPRLCTSYTGYRKLTDDNLLSRILQRHRDTAMAWKPTAVEFTTSAAVVD
- a CDS encoding sigma-70 family RNA polymerase sigma factor, with amino-acid sequence MSSNNSKQAQRSRELIYSCQGLVRSIAWKIHQKLPSSVELDDLIGYGQVGLAEAANNYDPDRGFQFTTFAYYRIRGSILDGLSTMSWFNKADYCSGRYERMANELLDDASETRRADTGQDTEWFGTTARSLSMVYLMSQMASEDGRTPEVVDDGTRDPQEQAETEDICGRLISLVAELPEQERALMQSVYFDGLTLKDAGERIGISKAWASRLHTRILNTLALRLSPDND
- a CDS encoding BON domain-containing protein gives rise to the protein MPQLELDPVSTVERGCLPHSIESDVRRALLSTCGLNFASLVVRRIPNGVCLEGVLTRYTPDEDVAAAAQSVEGVVDVQNHLLLCNTDE